The following are encoded together in the Panicum virgatum strain AP13 chromosome 6K, P.virgatum_v5, whole genome shotgun sequence genome:
- the LOC120712983 gene encoding ACT domain-containing protein ACR6-like isoform X3, which produces MSCSVFNVTDQHGSKLQNREVIDHIQKQCLESEDYLKLPAIGPTGGGAPPEDESTSIELTGTDRPGLLSEVCAVLASLSCNIVKAEVWTHSRRAAAVIQITDEASGLAIHDAARLSKVQELLCNVMQGDGASSSRGSTRTGVPLGTARAERRLHKLMLDDGSGGGGGSEEAVSGEDRCGKARPKAGAKVVVMDCAERRYTVVILRCRDRPKLLFDTLCALTDLQYVVFHGTVDAERRSREAYQEYYVRHVDGHPARSDAERSRLVRCLEAAVERRASGGLELEVRTEDRVGLLSEVTRVFRENSLSIIRAAIATRDGRAEDTFYVSDAYGNPVDGRTMDAVGEQLGDAVLRVKRRGSGSDAPAKSVAEGGAVSVLGSLLKGSFQGLRLIRSYS; this is translated from the exons ATGTCGTGTTCAGTGTTCAATGTGACTGATCAGCACGGGAGTAAGCTTCAGAATAGGGAGGTCATTGACCATATTCAGAAA CAGTGCCTGGAATCAGAAGACTACCTCAAGTTGCCGGCGATCGGGCCGACGGGCGGAGGTGCGCCACCAGAAGACGAGTCCACCTCTATTGAGCTTACCGGCACCGACCGGCCTGGCCTCCTGTCCGAGGTGTGCGCCGTGCTGGCCTCCCTGAGCTGCAACATCGTGAAGGCCGAGGTGtggacgcacagcaggcgcgccgccgcggtgatCCAGATCACCGACGAGGCCTCCGGGCTCGCCATCCACGACGCGGCCCGGCTGTCCAAGGTGCAGGAGCTTCTCTGCAACGTGATGCAGGGCGACGGCGCGAGCAGTAGCCGCGGCAGCACGCGCACGGGCGTGCCCTTGGGCACGGCGCGCGCGGAGAGGCGCCTGCATAAGCTCATGCtcgacgacggcagcggcggcggcggcggcagcgaggagGCTGTCAGCGGCGAGGATCGGTGCGGCAAGGCGAGGCCCAAGGCCGGCGCCAAGGTCGTGGTGATGGACTGCGCGGAGAGGCGGTACACGGTGGTGATCCTGCGGTGCAGGGACCGGCCCAAGCTGCTGTTCGACACGCTGTGCGCGCTCACGGATCTGCAGTACGTCGTGTTCCACGGCACCGTCGACGCcgagcggcggagcagggaggCCTACCAA GAGTACTACGTGCGGCACGTCGACGGCCACCCGGCGCGCTCCGACGCCGAGCGGAGCCGCCTCGTCCGCTGCCTCGAGGCCGCTGTCGAGCGGCGCGCGTCCGGG gggctggagctggaggtgaGGACGGAGGACAGGGTGGGGCTCCTGTCGGAGGTCACGCGCGTGTTCCGGGAGAACAGCCTCTCCATCATCCGCGCGGCGATCGCGACCAGGGACGGCAGGGCGGAGGACACGTTCTACGTGTCGGACGCCTACGGCAACCCCGTCGACGGCCGGACCATGGACGCGGTGGGCGAGCAGCTCGGGGACGCCGTGCTGCGGGTGAAGcgccgcggcagcggcagcgacgCGCCGGCCAAGTCGGTGGCTGAGGGCGGCGCCGTGTCCGTTCTGGGCAGCCTGCTCAAGGGCTCCTTCCAGGGGCTCAGGCTCATCAGGTCCTATTCGTAA
- the LOC120712985 gene encoding 60S ribosomal protein L7a-2-like, translated as MAPKRGGKAPVSAKKKTVVTNPLFEKRPKQFGIGGALPPKKDLHRFVKWPKVVRIQRQRRILKQRLKVPPALNQFTRTLDKNLATNLFKMLLKYRPEDKAAKKERLLKRAQAENEGKTVEAKKPIVVKYGLNHVTYLIEQSKAQLVVIAHDVDPIELVVWLPALCRKMEVPYCIVKGKARLGSIVHKKTASVLCLTTVKNEDKLEFSKILEAIKANFNDKFDEVRKKWGGGIMGSKSQAKTKAREKLLAKEAAQRMT; from the exons ATG GCCCCGAAGAGAGGAGGCAAGGCGCCGGTTTCCGCCAAGAAGAAGACG GTGGTGACGAACCCGCTGTTCGAGAAGAGGCCGAAGCAGTTCGGGATCGGCGGCGCGCTGCCGCCCAAGAAGGACCTCCACCGCTTCGTCAAGTGGCCCAAGGTTGTGCGCATCCAGCGCCAGCGCCGCATCCTCAAGCAGCGCCTCAAGGTGCCCCCGGCGCTCAACCAGTTCACCCGTACCCTCGACAAGAACCTTG CAACAAACTTGTTCAAGATGCTTCTGAAGTACCGCCCTGAGGACAAAGCTGCCAAGAAGGAGAGGCTTTTGAAGAGAGCCCAGGCTGAAAATGAAGGGAAAACTGTTGAGGCAAAGAAACCAATTGTTGTGAAGTATGGCCTCAACCATGTGACATACCTCATCGAACAG aGCAAGGCCCAGCTGGTTGTCATAGCTCATGATGTTGATCCCATTGAGCTGGTTGTGTGGCTCCCAGCCCTTTGCAGGAAAATGGAGGTTCCATACTGCATTGTCAAGGGAAAAGCACGCCTTGGATCG ATCGTTCACAAGAAGACCGCATCTGTTCTTTGCCTGACCACTGTCAAGAATGAGGACAAACTTGAGTTCAGCAAGATCCTGGAGGCTATTAAG GCCAACTTCAACGACAAGTTTGATGAGGTCAGGAAGAAGTGGGGTGGTGGTATCATGGGCTCCAAATCGCAGGCGAAAACCAAGGCCAGGGAAAAGCTGCTCGCTAAGGAGGCTGCTCAGCGGATGACCTAA
- the LOC120639263 gene encoding auxin-responsive protein SAUR71-like, whose translation MKEIRAMRALLERCLSSKKAGRGREPPPEGCLAVYVGAARERFVVRAECVNHRLFRALLEEAEEARGPYCYAPDGPLELPCDAAAFARAVEAIERDMAEERTAVGCGGARAGHAAAHRTVAPAAIGGAGARQVTVG comes from the coding sequence ATGAAAGAGATCAGAGCCATGAGGGCGCTGCTGGAGCGGTGCCTGTCGTCCAAGAaggccggccggggccgggagccgccgccggagggctGCCTGGCGGTGTACgtgggcgcggcgagggagcggtTCGTGGTCCGGGCCGAGTGCGTCAACCACCGCCTGTTCCGGGcgctgctggaggaggccgaggaggcgcGCGGGCCCTACTGCTACGCGCCGGACGGGCCGCTGGAGCTGCCCTGCGACGCCGCCGCGTTCGCGCGCGCCGTGGAGGCCATCGAGCGGGACATGGCCGAGGAGAGGACGGCCGTCGGGTGCGGAGGCGCGagggcggggcacgcggcggcgcaccggacggtggcgccggcggcgatcggcGGAGCCGGCGCCAGGCAGGTGACCGTGGGTTGA
- the LOC120712987 gene encoding uncharacterized protein LOC120712987 isoform X1 has product MRLNKVEVNLRRLLEAAPRQQNQAKLVHYVTTARELLEQLGAETTPEGISSVSKAKLSEYSEKIEALAARLAAPVLVQPENEKPVVESREEEISDEKAKAESPISLSSGLRRRSAAHVEVRPSHQEQKGDIGAPIKLDAAAQAHIEKHRKLQEDLTDEMVELARQLKESSLMMNQSVQQTEKILDSTERAVEHSLASTGRATSRAAEVYSLTSKTTCFQCLLLFVMTCMFVMVVLLIRIT; this is encoded by the exons ATGAGGCTCAACAAGGTGGAAGTGAACCTCAGAAGGCTGCTGGAGGCGGCTCCTCGGCAGCAGAATCAGGCTAAGCTTGTTCAT TATGTAACCACAGCCAGGGAGCTATTGGAGCAGCTAGGGGCAGAGACCACACCTGAAGGGATATCAAG TGTTTCTAAAGCTAAGCTTTCTGAGTATTCAGAAAAGATTGAAGCACTAGCTGCCAGGCTTGCTGCTCCAGTG TTGGTGCAGCCTGAAAATGAAAAGCCAGTTGTTGAAAGCAGAGAAGAAGAGATCTCTGATGAAAAAGCTAAGGCGGAAAGCCCAATATCTTTATCATCAGGATTGCGAAGGAGATCAGC GGCTCATGTTGAGGTTCGGCCAAGCCATCAGGAGCAAAAAGGTGATATTGGGGCACCTATCAAATTGGATGCAGCAGCTCAGGCTCACATTGAGAAGCACAG GAAGCTGCAAGAAGATTTAACTGATGAAATGGTCGAGTTAGCACGCCAGCTGAAGGAAAGTAGCCTTATGATGAACCAATCTGTGCAACAGACGGAGAAg ATCCTTGATTCCACTGAGAGGGCCGTGGAGCATAGCTTGGCAAGCACCGGTCGCGCAACCTCGCGAGCAGCGGAGGTCTACTCGCTGACTTCCAAGACAACGTGCTTCCAGTGTCTGCTCCTCTTTGTGATGACCTGCATGTTTGTAATGGTGGTTCTGCTCATACGGATCACTTGA
- the LOC120712986 gene encoding uncharacterized protein LOC120712986 isoform X1 — protein sequence MMIDLVELSKVVNMSASALKDLNISQSADLEKGKDNSVKFCVSKPVLNGSKCASKEENALSACPDTGANGNEAGTVDVEYIDSENLVDLPDVDATLSTLVKRLDSKDWVMTCEALNNVRQLAIYHKERLQELLEPLVPLIVKSVKNPRSAVCKTALMTCSDIFKAYGDLIVDSIDPLLVQLFLKASQDKRFVCEAAEAALISMTSWISPSVLLPRMQPYLKNRNPRIRAKASVCFSKSVPRLDVEGIKEYGMDKLIQIAATQLSDQLPESREAARNLALELQVFYEKSQASTSGENEGEPSASPDAESWESFCQSKLSALSAQAILRVTSTTPKEGVAAGVTSAPKEGAAVGC from the exons ATGATGATTGATCTGGTGGAACTATCTAAG GTTGTGAATATGTCAGCAAGCGCTCTCAAAGATCTCAATATTTCTCAATCAGCGGACCTGGAGAAAGGAAAGGACAATTCTGTGAAATTCTGCGTCAGCAAGCCTGTGTTGAATGGCAGCAAATGTGCCAGCAAGGAAGAAAATGCTCTTTCCGCTTGCCCTGATACTGGGGCTAATGGAAATGAGGCTGGAACTGTAGATGTAGAGTACATCGATTCTGAGAATCTAGTAGAtctcccagatgttgatgcaacccTCAGT ACCTTAGTTAAAAGGTTGGATTCTAAGGACTGGGTTATGACATGTGAAGCTCTCAACAATGTTCGTCAATTGGCGATATATCACAAGGAAAGATTGCAGGAGCTGCT GGAGCCTCTAGTTCCTCTTATTGTGAAATCTGTGAAGAATCCAAGAAGTGCTGTCTGCAAAACAGCACTAATGACTTGTTCTGATATCTTTAAGGCCTATGGTGACCTGATTGTCGACTCAATTGATCCACTG CTAGTACAGTTGTTTCTAAAAGCTTCACAAGATAAACGCTTTGTCTGTGAAGCTGCTGAGGCAGCCCTTATATCAATGACAAGTTGGATCTCCCCTTCAGTATTGTTGCCGAGAATGCAGCCCTACCTCAAGAACAGGAATCCACGTATTCGGGCAAAAGCATCAGTATGTTTCAGCAAGAGTGTACCTCGCCTT GATGTGGAGGGAATCAAAGAGTATGGAATGGATAAGCTCATCCAGATTGCAGCAACCCAACTTAGTGACCAGCTTCCAGAATCAAGGGAAGCTGCTCGCAACCTGGCACTGGAACTGCAAGTTTTCTATGAGAAGTCTCAGGCCTCAACTTCTGGCGAAAATGAAGGCGAACCTTCTGCCTCACCGGATGCTGAATCATGGGAATCTTTCTGCCAGTCCAAGCTTTCTGCCTTGAGCGCCCAAGCCATCCTCCGTGTCACCTCTACTACTCCAAAAGAGGGTGTCGCTGCAGGTGTCACCTCTGCTCCAAAAGAAGGCGCGGCTGTGGGTTGCTAG
- the LOC120712987 gene encoding uncharacterized protein LOC120712987 isoform X2 gives MRLNKVEVNLRRLLEAAPRQQNQAKLVHYVTTARELLEQLGAETTPEGISSVSKAKLSEYSEKIEALAARLAAPVPENEKPVVESREEEISDEKAKAESPISLSSGLRRRSAAHVEVRPSHQEQKGDIGAPIKLDAAAQAHIEKHRKLQEDLTDEMVELARQLKESSLMMNQSVQQTEKILDSTERAVEHSLASTGRATSRAAEVYSLTSKTTCFQCLLLFVMTCMFVMVVLLIRIT, from the exons ATGAGGCTCAACAAGGTGGAAGTGAACCTCAGAAGGCTGCTGGAGGCGGCTCCTCGGCAGCAGAATCAGGCTAAGCTTGTTCAT TATGTAACCACAGCCAGGGAGCTATTGGAGCAGCTAGGGGCAGAGACCACACCTGAAGGGATATCAAG TGTTTCTAAAGCTAAGCTTTCTGAGTATTCAGAAAAGATTGAAGCACTAGCTGCCAGGCTTGCTGCTCCAGTG CCTGAAAATGAAAAGCCAGTTGTTGAAAGCAGAGAAGAAGAGATCTCTGATGAAAAAGCTAAGGCGGAAAGCCCAATATCTTTATCATCAGGATTGCGAAGGAGATCAGC GGCTCATGTTGAGGTTCGGCCAAGCCATCAGGAGCAAAAAGGTGATATTGGGGCACCTATCAAATTGGATGCAGCAGCTCAGGCTCACATTGAGAAGCACAG GAAGCTGCAAGAAGATTTAACTGATGAAATGGTCGAGTTAGCACGCCAGCTGAAGGAAAGTAGCCTTATGATGAACCAATCTGTGCAACAGACGGAGAAg ATCCTTGATTCCACTGAGAGGGCCGTGGAGCATAGCTTGGCAAGCACCGGTCGCGCAACCTCGCGAGCAGCGGAGGTCTACTCGCTGACTTCCAAGACAACGTGCTTCCAGTGTCTGCTCCTCTTTGTGATGACCTGCATGTTTGTAATGGTGGTTCTGCTCATACGGATCACTTGA
- the LOC120712986 gene encoding uncharacterized protein LOC120712986 isoform X2 — translation MSASALKDLNISQSADLEKGKDNSVKFCVSKPVLNGSKCASKEENALSACPDTGANGNEAGTVDVEYIDSENLVDLPDVDATLSTLVKRLDSKDWVMTCEALNNVRQLAIYHKERLQELLEPLVPLIVKSVKNPRSAVCKTALMTCSDIFKAYGDLIVDSIDPLLVQLFLKASQDKRFVCEAAEAALISMTSWISPSVLLPRMQPYLKNRNPRIRAKASVCFSKSVPRLDVEGIKEYGMDKLIQIAATQLSDQLPESREAARNLALELQVFYEKSQASTSGENEGEPSASPDAESWESFCQSKLSALSAQAILRVTSTTPKEGVAAGVTSAPKEGAAVGC, via the exons ATGTCAGCAAGCGCTCTCAAAGATCTCAATATTTCTCAATCAGCGGACCTGGAGAAAGGAAAGGACAATTCTGTGAAATTCTGCGTCAGCAAGCCTGTGTTGAATGGCAGCAAATGTGCCAGCAAGGAAGAAAATGCTCTTTCCGCTTGCCCTGATACTGGGGCTAATGGAAATGAGGCTGGAACTGTAGATGTAGAGTACATCGATTCTGAGAATCTAGTAGAtctcccagatgttgatgcaacccTCAGT ACCTTAGTTAAAAGGTTGGATTCTAAGGACTGGGTTATGACATGTGAAGCTCTCAACAATGTTCGTCAATTGGCGATATATCACAAGGAAAGATTGCAGGAGCTGCT GGAGCCTCTAGTTCCTCTTATTGTGAAATCTGTGAAGAATCCAAGAAGTGCTGTCTGCAAAACAGCACTAATGACTTGTTCTGATATCTTTAAGGCCTATGGTGACCTGATTGTCGACTCAATTGATCCACTG CTAGTACAGTTGTTTCTAAAAGCTTCACAAGATAAACGCTTTGTCTGTGAAGCTGCTGAGGCAGCCCTTATATCAATGACAAGTTGGATCTCCCCTTCAGTATTGTTGCCGAGAATGCAGCCCTACCTCAAGAACAGGAATCCACGTATTCGGGCAAAAGCATCAGTATGTTTCAGCAAGAGTGTACCTCGCCTT GATGTGGAGGGAATCAAAGAGTATGGAATGGATAAGCTCATCCAGATTGCAGCAACCCAACTTAGTGACCAGCTTCCAGAATCAAGGGAAGCTGCTCGCAACCTGGCACTGGAACTGCAAGTTTTCTATGAGAAGTCTCAGGCCTCAACTTCTGGCGAAAATGAAGGCGAACCTTCTGCCTCACCGGATGCTGAATCATGGGAATCTTTCTGCCAGTCCAAGCTTTCTGCCTTGAGCGCCCAAGCCATCCTCCGTGTCACCTCTACTACTCCAAAAGAGGGTGTCGCTGCAGGTGTCACCTCTGCTCCAAAAGAAGGCGCGGCTGTGGGTTGCTAG
- the LOC120712983 gene encoding ACT domain-containing protein ACR6-like isoform X1, translating to MLRCGETVVAEEEEDDDEYAKLVRRMNPPRVVIDNDSCDNATVIRVDRVKKHGILLEAVQVLVDLNLVITKAYISSDGNWFMDVFNVTDQHGSKLQNREVIDHIQKQCLESEDYLKLPAIGPTGGGAPPEDESTSIELTGTDRPGLLSEVCAVLASLSCNIVKAEVWTHSRRAAAVIQITDEASGLAIHDAARLSKVQELLCNVMQGDGASSSRGSTRTGVPLGTARAERRLHKLMLDDGSGGGGGSEEAVSGEDRCGKARPKAGAKVVVMDCAERRYTVVILRCRDRPKLLFDTLCALTDLQYVVFHGTVDAERRSREAYQEYYVRHVDGHPARSDAERSRLVRCLEAAVERRASGGLELEVRTEDRVGLLSEVTRVFRENSLSIIRAAIATRDGRAEDTFYVSDAYGNPVDGRTMDAVGEQLGDAVLRVKRRGSGSDAPAKSVAEGGAVSVLGSLLKGSFQGLRLIRSYS from the exons AtgctgaggtgcggggagacggtggtggccgaggaggaggaggacgacgacgagtacGCCAAGTTGGTCCGGAGGATGAACCCGCCGAG AGTTGTGATAGACAACGACTCGTGTGACAACGCAACCGTCATCCGG GTTGATAGGGTCAAGAAGCATGGCATTTTACTGGAAGCAGTTCAAGTCCTTGTCGATCTCAACCTCGTCATCACCAAGGCGTACATTTCTTCGGATGGCAACTGGTTCATGGATG TGTTCAATGTGACTGATCAGCACGGGAGTAAGCTTCAGAATAGGGAGGTCATTGACCATATTCAGAAA CAGTGCCTGGAATCAGAAGACTACCTCAAGTTGCCGGCGATCGGGCCGACGGGCGGAGGTGCGCCACCAGAAGACGAGTCCACCTCTATTGAGCTTACCGGCACCGACCGGCCTGGCCTCCTGTCCGAGGTGTGCGCCGTGCTGGCCTCCCTGAGCTGCAACATCGTGAAGGCCGAGGTGtggacgcacagcaggcgcgccgccgcggtgatCCAGATCACCGACGAGGCCTCCGGGCTCGCCATCCACGACGCGGCCCGGCTGTCCAAGGTGCAGGAGCTTCTCTGCAACGTGATGCAGGGCGACGGCGCGAGCAGTAGCCGCGGCAGCACGCGCACGGGCGTGCCCTTGGGCACGGCGCGCGCGGAGAGGCGCCTGCATAAGCTCATGCtcgacgacggcagcggcggcggcggcggcagcgaggagGCTGTCAGCGGCGAGGATCGGTGCGGCAAGGCGAGGCCCAAGGCCGGCGCCAAGGTCGTGGTGATGGACTGCGCGGAGAGGCGGTACACGGTGGTGATCCTGCGGTGCAGGGACCGGCCCAAGCTGCTGTTCGACACGCTGTGCGCGCTCACGGATCTGCAGTACGTCGTGTTCCACGGCACCGTCGACGCcgagcggcggagcagggaggCCTACCAA GAGTACTACGTGCGGCACGTCGACGGCCACCCGGCGCGCTCCGACGCCGAGCGGAGCCGCCTCGTCCGCTGCCTCGAGGCCGCTGTCGAGCGGCGCGCGTCCGGG gggctggagctggaggtgaGGACGGAGGACAGGGTGGGGCTCCTGTCGGAGGTCACGCGCGTGTTCCGGGAGAACAGCCTCTCCATCATCCGCGCGGCGATCGCGACCAGGGACGGCAGGGCGGAGGACACGTTCTACGTGTCGGACGCCTACGGCAACCCCGTCGACGGCCGGACCATGGACGCGGTGGGCGAGCAGCTCGGGGACGCCGTGCTGCGGGTGAAGcgccgcggcagcggcagcgacgCGCCGGCCAAGTCGGTGGCTGAGGGCGGCGCCGTGTCCGTTCTGGGCAGCCTGCTCAAGGGCTCCTTCCAGGGGCTCAGGCTCATCAGGTCCTATTCGTAA
- the LOC120712983 gene encoding ACT domain-containing protein ACR6-like isoform X2, producing the protein MLRCGETVVAEEEEDDDEYAKLVRRMNPPRVVIDNDSCDNATVIRVDRVKKHGILLEAVQVLVDLNLVITKAYISSDGNWFMDVFNVTDQHGSKLQNREVIDHIQKCLESEDYLKLPAIGPTGGGAPPEDESTSIELTGTDRPGLLSEVCAVLASLSCNIVKAEVWTHSRRAAAVIQITDEASGLAIHDAARLSKVQELLCNVMQGDGASSSRGSTRTGVPLGTARAERRLHKLMLDDGSGGGGGSEEAVSGEDRCGKARPKAGAKVVVMDCAERRYTVVILRCRDRPKLLFDTLCALTDLQYVVFHGTVDAERRSREAYQEYYVRHVDGHPARSDAERSRLVRCLEAAVERRASGGLELEVRTEDRVGLLSEVTRVFRENSLSIIRAAIATRDGRAEDTFYVSDAYGNPVDGRTMDAVGEQLGDAVLRVKRRGSGSDAPAKSVAEGGAVSVLGSLLKGSFQGLRLIRSYS; encoded by the exons AtgctgaggtgcggggagacggtggtggccgaggaggaggaggacgacgacgagtacGCCAAGTTGGTCCGGAGGATGAACCCGCCGAG AGTTGTGATAGACAACGACTCGTGTGACAACGCAACCGTCATCCGG GTTGATAGGGTCAAGAAGCATGGCATTTTACTGGAAGCAGTTCAAGTCCTTGTCGATCTCAACCTCGTCATCACCAAGGCGTACATTTCTTCGGATGGCAACTGGTTCATGGATG TGTTCAATGTGACTGATCAGCACGGGAGTAAGCTTCAGAATAGGGAGGTCATTGACCATATTCAGAAA TGCCTGGAATCAGAAGACTACCTCAAGTTGCCGGCGATCGGGCCGACGGGCGGAGGTGCGCCACCAGAAGACGAGTCCACCTCTATTGAGCTTACCGGCACCGACCGGCCTGGCCTCCTGTCCGAGGTGTGCGCCGTGCTGGCCTCCCTGAGCTGCAACATCGTGAAGGCCGAGGTGtggacgcacagcaggcgcgccgccgcggtgatCCAGATCACCGACGAGGCCTCCGGGCTCGCCATCCACGACGCGGCCCGGCTGTCCAAGGTGCAGGAGCTTCTCTGCAACGTGATGCAGGGCGACGGCGCGAGCAGTAGCCGCGGCAGCACGCGCACGGGCGTGCCCTTGGGCACGGCGCGCGCGGAGAGGCGCCTGCATAAGCTCATGCtcgacgacggcagcggcggcggcggcggcagcgaggagGCTGTCAGCGGCGAGGATCGGTGCGGCAAGGCGAGGCCCAAGGCCGGCGCCAAGGTCGTGGTGATGGACTGCGCGGAGAGGCGGTACACGGTGGTGATCCTGCGGTGCAGGGACCGGCCCAAGCTGCTGTTCGACACGCTGTGCGCGCTCACGGATCTGCAGTACGTCGTGTTCCACGGCACCGTCGACGCcgagcggcggagcagggaggCCTACCAA GAGTACTACGTGCGGCACGTCGACGGCCACCCGGCGCGCTCCGACGCCGAGCGGAGCCGCCTCGTCCGCTGCCTCGAGGCCGCTGTCGAGCGGCGCGCGTCCGGG gggctggagctggaggtgaGGACGGAGGACAGGGTGGGGCTCCTGTCGGAGGTCACGCGCGTGTTCCGGGAGAACAGCCTCTCCATCATCCGCGCGGCGATCGCGACCAGGGACGGCAGGGCGGAGGACACGTTCTACGTGTCGGACGCCTACGGCAACCCCGTCGACGGCCGGACCATGGACGCGGTGGGCGAGCAGCTCGGGGACGCCGTGCTGCGGGTGAAGcgccgcggcagcggcagcgacgCGCCGGCCAAGTCGGTGGCTGAGGGCGGCGCCGTGTCCGTTCTGGGCAGCCTGCTCAAGGGCTCCTTCCAGGGGCTCAGGCTCATCAGGTCCTATTCGTAA